Below is a window of Rodentibacter sp. JRC1 DNA.
GCTACGAACCGAGCGGTCAAAGGTTCGAATCCTTTCGGGTGCGCCATTCTTATTTTTTTCCAATTTCTAAGTTTTTAAAGCGATTTAGTTACCCTACTTGTTATTTATTTTCTCGATCGTCAATCGTTTTTAGCAGATATTGCCCGTTAATATCCGCTAAGCTGCGAAATCCGACATTTGTAATTTTGTAAGAATATTGCGTATTGTAAATTACATTATCGTGATGATGCCCATGGAAAATGTGTTTTATTCCCATTTTTTCGGCTAAATCATTGATCACCTGAAACCCCATAGGATGGGGCTTTGGTGCTTCGTGACAAATTAAAATATCGGCTTGTTTATTCTCAAGCGCTTCAATATCGGAAGGGAAAATCGAGGAGCGATGGCGTAATGGTACGCCGCCACGCCAAATTTTTTCTTGTGAACTGTATTGGCAATAATGAATGGGATCAAAAAACATCGGGCGATTTGGTGGCATCCAAATTTGTCCACGGAATACTCCGCCCAAACCCGCAATGCGCACACCTTGAATATTCTCCACACGGTTATGTAAATTTCGTGTTTTCCATTTGCTCCCCCAAATTGCATCAAAAGCGGCAACGGTATTACTGTCATGATTGCCGTGAATGAACCAAATATCACAATATTGCGCCAGCTTTTCTAATTCATCAGACGAAGAAAGTTGCAAATCGCCCAAAATAATCAGGGCAACATTATCATTTTCTTTAATAAAAGGGTAAAGATGTGTGTAACTTCCGTGAGGATCGCCTGCGAATAGAATCATATTATTTACTCTTTAATATCGTTGGACCATTTTGTAAATCATCCAATTCTTCCTCGTTTAACACTTTTTCAATCACGTCTTTAACTTGGTTATAACGTTCTAAGTAGCTTGGCGAGTTAATTTCAATATAGGGAACTTTATATTTATCTAACAATTTTTTAAGAAGCTGCTGAAACTGTTGACGCTGTTTTTTTGAACCTAAACTGCGCAAACCGTCATCCACCCATTCCGTGTTATTTTTCAGCAAAATCGTTACATCAAATGGATATTCTTTAATCATCGAATCTAAGAAAGGGTGGGCTTTGCCTTCATATTGAATGCAAAATGCCTGAGTGGTAATGAAATCCGTATCAATAAAAGCAATTTTGTGTGCATGGCGAACCGCATAGTCAATATAACGTTGATGTCCAAGTGCCATTTGTGGGTAGTCGGAATATTGCATGGCTTGCTCATCTCCGCCTAATTTTTCAAATACAAATTCACGTCCGTATTCCCAGGCGGAAGTCGTATTAAAAACGGCGGCGAGTTTATTAACCAATACGGTTTTCCCACTGCTTTCACCGCCTAAAATGGCGACGGTTTTTGCAAAGAACGGTCGTACTTCTTTCGGAATAAATTTCCAATATTGGAAAGGTGTCGTGCGGATTTTTGTTGCGGATATATTGAAGAAAGTGCGGTCAGGATCGACTAAAGAAACTTCCAAGCCTAAATATTTTTCATAAGGAGCTTTATCTTGAGGTTCGCTACTAAACACGATAGAGGGCTCAAATCCTTTTTCCTTAAATAAAACTTTTACCGCATCGCTCCAAGATTGCCAGCCGTTCGGGTAGCTTGGAATACCGTCTTCGATTAAATGATGAATGAAAATCTGATTTTTTTGATATTTAAAGATCTGCTGCATCCAACGCAGTCGATCTTGCACTGTCGGCATTCGCTTCATTTTACTATCGTAAAATAGCTCCAAATCCCTTTCGGTATCGCTACACACAATCACATGCAACTCGTCCGCTTTACTGAACGCTTCATAAATCATATTAATATGACCGGTATGGACAGGATAAAATTTTCCAAAAATAACACCGACTTTTTTCGCTTTAGCCGCCGACATAATTCACCTTTTTTATTACACAAGGGTTGAGTGCCGCTATTGTAGGCGAAATGAAAATATTTTTCACGTTCTGATTTTGTACGTTTTTATTTTACGCTATACTACCGCCGCATTCTCAGGGCAGGGTGAAATTCCCTACCGGTGGTTATAGCCCACGAGCACTCAAAATACGGTAAATTTTGACCGCACTTTGGGGTTAGCAGATTTGGTGAAATTCCAAAGCCGACAGTAAAGTCTGGATGAAAGAGAATAAAACGGATTGGATTTTCCAACCCGTTCTTTTTTATAGTGAGTTAAATTAAAATGGATACAAACCAGCAAGCCGAAGATAGTACGGCGAGGCGTAGCAATGCCGTAGACATTTTTAAATTTAATTCGCTATATTTGCATTTCTCAGCCCTGATTCTAGTTAATTTTAATCTAAGAAATAAAGGAAATTACGATGAATCAGTCAATTTTATCTCCATTCGGTGCAACCGCTGAAGCACGTGTACTTAACGCAATCAACGCCTTCAAAAATGGCAACGGCGTATTGGTATTGGATGATGAAGATCGCGAAAATGAAGGCGATTTAATCTTTCCTGCCGAAACCATTACATCAGAACAAATGGCAAAATTAATTCGTTACGGCAGCGGTATCGTGTGTTTATGTATCACCGATGAATTATGCCAACAACTTGATTTACCGCCGATGGTAGAGAATAACAGCAGTGTTAATAAAACGGCGTTTACTGTGACGATTGAAGCCGCCAAAGGCGTTTCTACCGGCGTATCAGCCGCAGATCGTGTAACTACGATTCAAGCGGCAATTGCAGACAATGCAAAACC
It encodes the following:
- a CDS encoding metallophosphoesterase, producing MILFAGDPHGSYTHLYPFIKENDNVALIILGDLQLSSSDELEKLAQYCDIWFIHGNHDSNTVAAFDAIWGSKWKTRNLHNRVENIQGVRIAGLGGVFRGQIWMPPNRPMFFDPIHYCQYSSQEKIWRGGVPLRHRSSIFPSDIEALENKQADILICHEAPKPHPMGFQVINDLAEKMGIKHIFHGHHHDNVIYNTQYSYKITNVGFRSLADINGQYLLKTIDDRENK
- the ribB gene encoding 3,4-dihydroxy-2-butanone-4-phosphate synthase encodes the protein MNQSILSPFGATAEARVLNAINAFKNGNGVLVLDDEDRENEGDLIFPAETITSEQMAKLIRYGSGIVCLCITDELCQQLDLPPMVENNSSVNKTAFTVTIEAAKGVSTGVSAADRVTTIQAAIADNAKPEDLHRPGHVFPLRATNGGVLARRGHTEASVDLARLAGFKPAGVICEITNDDGSMARAPEIIAFAQKFGYVVLTIEDLVEYRLTHNI